The Verrucomicrobiota bacterium JB022 genome contains a region encoding:
- the holA gene encoding DNA polymerase III subunit delta yields MSQAILIAGPEDEFQVTLDAKRQWEQMTRDLDDDLAKEVVDGQVSVADEVEQAMARFTSAVRTLPMFSDRKAVWFRNITFLGDNRVGKTEAALKTAEQLAEFVERLDPSVSVLLSASPFDSRRKAQKALMKVCDATVHKKARDSQGVVDLLRQEAKREGLSFGGNAAEIIAEKTGGNGRMALSEFQKLATYVAGETTTISEALATEMVAEAGESSFYEPVLAFHSGRLPWAMEALRRYFFAGREGRALLVMLQKRNSQLIQLRALDDAGYLGGGRGVSLDRASSQFGHYFADSGGKVGLSVLNMAPWQAGQAAKDAHNFTLKQLLRFQQEFLEAFRQISGAAKGEQEGIFRTLFLRCLS; encoded by the coding sequence ATGTCCCAAGCCATTCTCATCGCTGGACCGGAAGACGAGTTTCAGGTGACGCTCGATGCCAAGCGGCAGTGGGAGCAGATGACGCGCGACCTGGATGACGACCTGGCAAAGGAAGTCGTAGACGGCCAGGTGAGCGTGGCGGACGAGGTGGAGCAAGCGATGGCCCGCTTCACCAGCGCGGTACGGACCCTCCCGATGTTCAGCGACCGCAAGGCGGTCTGGTTTCGCAACATCACCTTCCTGGGCGATAATCGGGTGGGCAAGACCGAGGCGGCGCTGAAGACGGCGGAGCAACTGGCGGAATTCGTCGAACGGCTCGACCCAAGCGTGAGCGTGCTGCTCAGCGCCAGCCCCTTCGACAGCCGCCGCAAGGCCCAGAAGGCCCTGATGAAGGTGTGCGACGCCACGGTGCACAAAAAGGCGCGCGACAGCCAAGGTGTAGTGGATCTACTCCGACAGGAGGCCAAGCGCGAAGGGCTCAGCTTTGGCGGCAACGCGGCCGAGATCATCGCCGAGAAGACGGGCGGCAACGGGCGCATGGCCCTCTCCGAATTTCAGAAACTCGCCACGTATGTCGCGGGCGAGACGACCACTATCTCCGAAGCACTCGCGACCGAGATGGTGGCCGAAGCGGGCGAAAGCAGCTTTTACGAGCCCGTGCTTGCCTTCCACTCCGGTCGCCTCCCCTGGGCAATGGAAGCGCTGCGGCGCTACTTCTTTGCCGGGCGCGAGGGCCGGGCCCTGCTGGTGATGCTGCAAAAGCGCAACAGCCAGCTCATCCAGCTGCGGGCGCTCGACGACGCGGGCTACCTCGGCGGCGGGCGGGGCGTATCGCTTGATCGCGCCAGTTCGCAATTTGGCCACTATTTTGCCGACAGCGGGGGCAAGGTGGGGCTCTCGGTGCTCAACATGGCCCCGTGGCAGGCCGGGCAGGCGGCGAAAGACGCCCACAACTTCACGCTCAAGCAGCTATTGCGCTTCCAGCAGGAATTTCTGGAAGCCTTTCGCCAGATCTCCGGCGCCGCCAAGGGCGAGCAGGAGGGCATCTTCCGCACCCTTTTCCTCCGCTGCCTCAGCTAG
- a CDS encoding phosphoribosylaminoimidazolesuccinocarboxamide synthase, with translation MYRLEEIRSALPTEPLQTVEGLPFPKVATGKVRELFDAGDAWLMIATDRISAFDVILPQGIPGKGMILTQISLFWFGETEGLVTNHLVPDHDARVRELLADRPELIMRSMLVRKLKPLPIEAVARGYLAGSGWKDYVRTGKLFGQPLPEGLRESDKLPVPLFTPTTKAKAGHDMPLTHEQAVELLGVERFTEVRDVSLQLFALGTAAARKSNLLLADTKFEFGTDEEGNLVLIDEVLTPDSSRFWPAEHYQPGGAQPAYDKQFVRDYLESLTWDKAPPAPDLPENVVQGTLQRYWAALEKLVRQ, from the coding sequence ATGTATCGCCTGGAAGAGATCCGATCCGCCCTGCCCACCGAGCCGCTCCAGACTGTGGAGGGCCTCCCGTTCCCGAAAGTCGCGACCGGCAAAGTCCGTGAGCTGTTCGACGCGGGCGACGCTTGGCTCATGATCGCGACCGACCGAATTTCCGCCTTCGACGTGATCCTGCCGCAGGGCATCCCCGGCAAGGGCATGATCCTCACCCAAATCAGCCTCTTCTGGTTTGGTGAGACCGAGGGCCTCGTGACGAACCACCTCGTGCCCGACCACGATGCCCGCGTGCGCGAGCTGCTGGCCGACCGCCCGGAGCTGATCATGCGCTCCATGCTCGTGCGCAAGCTCAAGCCGCTACCGATCGAGGCCGTGGCGCGCGGCTACCTCGCCGGCTCGGGCTGGAAGGACTACGTGCGCACCGGCAAGCTCTTCGGCCAGCCGCTGCCCGAGGGCCTGCGCGAGAGCGACAAACTACCCGTGCCGCTCTTCACCCCCACCACCAAGGCCAAGGCCGGCCACGACATGCCGCTGACCCACGAACAGGCAGTCGAGCTGCTGGGAGTCGAACGCTTCACCGAGGTGCGCGACGTGAGCCTGCAACTCTTTGCCCTCGGCACCGCAGCCGCCCGCAAGAGCAACCTGCTGCTCGCCGATACCAAGTTCGAGTTCGGCACCGACGAAGAAGGCAACCTGGTGCTGATCGACGAGGTGTTGACGCCCGACAGCTCCCGCTTCTGGCCCGCAGAGCACTACCAGCCCGGCGGCGCTCAACCGGCTTACGACAAGCAGTTCGTGCGCGACTACCTTGAAAGCCTCACCTGGGACAAAGCGCCGCCCGCCCCCGACCTGCCCGAAAACGTAGTGCAGGGCACCCTACAACGCTACTGGGCCGCCCTCGAAAAACTCGTCCGCCAGTAA
- the mgrA gene encoding L-glyceraldehyde 3-phosphate reductase — translation MPYLADSTRYENMQYRRSGRSGLKLPAISLGLWQNFGAFDSFENGRAIVRRAFDAGITHFDLANNYGPPHGSAEENFGQMLAKDLRPYRDELVVSTKAGYGMWAGPYGNFGSRKYLLASLDQSLQRLGLEYVDIFYHHRPDPDTPLEETMGALAQAVHQGKALYAGISNYEPERTAEAAALLREMGVPCLIHQPRYNMNQRWIEDGLLDVLEREGIGCIPFSPLDQGFLTSRYLGGNIPDDSRAGKGRGNGAIRADDVSEKKIERARRLNVIAEGRGQTLAQMALAWILRLDTITSVLIGASRVSQLEDNLKTLKHLEFSPDELEEIDGILRG, via the coding sequence ATGCCTTACCTCGCCGACTCCACCCGCTACGAAAACATGCAGTACCGCCGCAGCGGTCGCTCCGGCCTCAAGCTGCCGGCGATCTCACTCGGCCTCTGGCAAAATTTCGGCGCCTTCGACTCGTTCGAAAACGGACGTGCCATCGTCCGCCGCGCCTTCGATGCCGGGATCACGCACTTCGACCTGGCCAACAACTACGGCCCGCCCCACGGCTCGGCGGAAGAGAATTTTGGCCAGATGCTCGCCAAAGACCTCCGCCCCTACCGCGACGAGCTGGTCGTCTCCACCAAAGCCGGCTACGGCATGTGGGCTGGCCCCTACGGCAATTTCGGCAGCCGCAAATACCTGCTCGCCAGCCTCGACCAGAGCCTCCAGCGCCTCGGCCTCGAATACGTCGACATCTTTTACCATCACCGGCCCGACCCGGATACCCCGCTGGAAGAGACCATGGGCGCGCTCGCCCAGGCCGTGCACCAAGGCAAGGCGCTTTACGCCGGCATCTCCAATTACGAGCCCGAACGCACCGCCGAAGCGGCCGCCCTGCTGCGCGAGATGGGCGTGCCCTGCCTGATCCACCAGCCGCGCTACAACATGAACCAGCGCTGGATCGAAGACGGCCTGCTCGACGTGCTGGAGCGCGAAGGCATCGGCTGCATCCCCTTCAGCCCGCTCGACCAAGGCTTCCTCACCTCGCGCTATCTGGGCGGCAACATCCCGGACGACTCCCGCGCCGGCAAAGGACGCGGCAACGGTGCCATCCGCGCAGACGACGTCTCGGAAAAGAAGATCGAGCGAGCGCGCCGCCTCAACGTCATTGCCGAAGGCCGTGGACAGACGCTCGCCCAAATGGCCCTCGCCTGGATCCTCCGCCTCGACACCATCACCTCCGTCCTCATCGGTGCCAGCCGCGTCTCCCAACTCGAAGACAACCTCAAGACCCTGAAACACCTGGAATTCAGCCCCGACGAGCTGGAGGAGATCGATGGCATCCTGCGGGGGTAG